In Streptomyces liangshanensis, the DNA window GGCACCCTGCACTACCGGTGAGCACCCCCGTGACGATCCGTGCCTCCTTGACTACGCCGAGTCGCCGTCCTTAGCGTAGCGATCGTTATGTTTTCGGCGGGCGCCGGATGAACACACTCCGCGCGCCCGCCACTCAAGGCCGCCCACGCAGGCGCCACTCCCCCGAACGGACAAGAAATCGAATGACGGCTTCTCGCATCCTTTCCTGGACCCCCGCGGCGATTGTCTTCGACTGCGACGGCACCCTGATGGACACCGAACGGCATTGGCAGGACGCGCGTGACCTCGTCCTCGACGGGTACGGATTCGCTCCCGCGCCGGGATTCGCGGAACGCGCCAAAGGCCTGCACTACACCGAGTGCGGCACCCTCATGGCGGTGGAGTCCGGCCGCCCCGACCTGGCCGAGGACATGACGTCCCAGCTGCTCACCGAGTTCCGGACCCTCGTCGCCGAGGAGCCCATGACCATGCCCGGCGCCCGGGAACTGGTCCACGACGTACGGCGGTTCGCACCGCTCGCCGTCGCCAGCAACTGCCCGGCCGAGGTGGTCGAGTCCTGCCTCGACACGGCGGGGCTGCTGGAGTGCTTCGACCACATCGTGGTCCCCGACGACACCATCAGGCCCAAGCCGCACCCGGACGTCTACCTCACGGCCGCCCGGCTGTGCGGGGTCGACCCGGCCGACACCCTGGCCGTCGAGGACTCGCACTGCGGCGTCCAGGCGGCCGTGGGGGCCGGCATGCGGGTCCTGGGCGCGGGCTCCTGGCCGAGCCCGGAGACCGTGGCCCTGGTGGACCTGTGGGTCCGCGCCCTGGACAACCCCGAGGTCCGCCTGTGGGCCTGCGACCGCGTCCCGAGCCAGACGACCGGGAACGTCCCGGCCACGTAGCACCCCGTTCCGGGCCAGGTGCGGGACCGCAAGGGAGCCAGCCCCGCACGGCCTGCCGGAACGACCGCGACACCCGTCACCGCCTGGCCGTCAGCACCGCTGCGTGGCCGTCAGCACGGGTCGCCGGGTGGGCACTCACCGTCCAGGTTCAGGAAGATCAGAAGAAGAAGAGCGATCACCGCCAGGGACACCGCGCCCATGACGGCGAAGCGGCGGGCACCCGGCCGACGCCCGGCGAGGGCCACGACGAGTCCGGCGACAGGAGCGACGAACGCGCCACCGAGGGCCGTCGCCGACAACGCCCACGTGAGCCCGGTCTCCCACGAGGTCCGGTCCGACGGATCGGTCAGCGAGAACCAGAACGCGGCGGGCGACGCCATCCACCACACGGACAGGCCGGTGATCACCCGGTCGACACGGGTCGGGGCGGGAGGCGGCGCGCCGGTGACCGGGGTGGCACTGTCGGAAGACATGCGCGAATCGTACCGAGCGCCGCGGCCGGTTCGCGAAGATCATCCGGACCCAAGTGCCGTGAGATCCAGGAGCGTTGGTCCCGACACCCCTACCGCGCCACCGCCGTGGGTTCCGCCAGGTGGGGGGCGAGGGACGTGACGCTCTCCGCGGACGACGAGAACAGCAGGGCGATGCCCACCGCGCCCGGGTCCGGGACGCCCGAGGCCCGTTCGCCCACGTAGCTGGCGCGGCCCCGGCGGGCGCGCAGGCCCGCGGTGTTCCGTACGCCCTCCCAGGAGGCGAGGGCGGCGCGCGCCAGGGCCACCCGCGGGTCCCCCTTCCGGTCGCACGACCGCAGGGCGCCGCAGGCCGGTGCCAGCGCGTCGACCAGCGTCTTGTCGCCCGGGGCCGCCTCGCCGACCCGCCGGATCGCGGACAGGCCGCCGCCCGCCCCGGCCGCGAGCGCGCTCACGGTCAGCTCGGCGCCCGCGTCCGCCGCGGCCACCGCCAACTCGTGGAAGAGCAGCCCGAACAGCGGTCCGCTCGTCCCTCCCACCTCGTCGAGGAAGGCCGTGGCGGCGGCGCGCAGGGGGGCCGCCGGGTCCGAGGGGCCGGTGGGCGGGTCGCCGAGGAAGCGGAGGGTGGCGTCCAGGCCGGCCGTGAGGTTGGTGCCGAAGTCGCCGTCGCCGGCGGCCTGGTCGAGTGCGGTCAGCTCGGTCT includes these proteins:
- a CDS encoding HAD family hydrolase — protein: MTASRILSWTPAAIVFDCDGTLMDTERHWQDARDLVLDGYGFAPAPGFAERAKGLHYTECGTLMAVESGRPDLAEDMTSQLLTEFRTLVAEEPMTMPGARELVHDVRRFAPLAVASNCPAEVVESCLDTAGLLECFDHIVVPDDTIRPKPHPDVYLTAARLCGVDPADTLAVEDSHCGVQAAVGAGMRVLGAGSWPSPETVALVDLWVRALDNPEVRLWACDRVPSQTTGNVPAT
- the dhaL gene encoding dihydroxyacetone kinase subunit DhaL — protein: MYVDGMFTDGWMRRFAASVSATETELTALDQAAGDGDFGTNLTAGLDATLRFLGDPPTGPSDPAAPLRAAATAFLDEVGGTSGPLFGLLFHELAVAAADAGAELTVSALAAGAGGGLSAIRRVGEAAPGDKTLVDALAPACGALRSCDRKGDPRVALARAALASWEGVRNTAGLRARRGRASYVGERASGVPDPGAVGIALLFSSSAESVTSLAPHLAEPTAVAR